A region from the Metarhizium brunneum chromosome 7, complete sequence genome encodes:
- the rpl402 gene encoding 60S ribosomal protein uL4 encodes MASRPTVSIIGKDGAPTGATHPVPAVFTSPIRPDIVQRVHTGMAKNKRQPYAVSEKAGHQTSAESWGTGRAVARIPRVSGGGTHRAGQAAFGNMCRSGRMFAPTKIWRKWHVKINQGQKRYATCSALAASAAAPLLMARGHEIMTVAEVPLVIDSAVFDSAAVSRTAPALALLKAVGAGPDLEKAKNSKKLRAGKGKLRGRRHRQRRGPLVVYNPEVDGKELVKAFRNIPGVETSPVSALNLLQLAPGGHLGRFIVWTSSAFKALDDIYGSTTEASAHKRDFFLPSNVVSQADLTRLINSSEIQSSLNAPKGEAVTRRSAVQKKNPLRNKQVMLRLNPYASVFAKESQKKQ; translated from the exons ATGGCTTCGCGACCTACCGTCTCTATCATCGGCAAAGATGGTGCTCCCACGGGAGCCACCCACCCCGTCCCTGCCGTCTTCACCAGCCCTATCCGACCGGATATCGTGCAGCGAGTTCACAccggcatggccaagaacaagCGCCAGCCGTATGCTGTGAGCGAGAAGGCTGGTCACCAGACTTCTGCTGAGTCCTGGGGAACTG GACGTGCTGTTGCTCGTATCCCCCGTGTCTCTGGTGGTGGTACTCACCGTGCCGGTCAGGCTGCCTTTGGTAACATGTGCCGATCCGGCCGCATGTTTGCCCCTACCAAGATCTGGCGCAAGTGGCATGTCAAGATCAACCAGGGCCAGAA GCGCTACGCTACCTGctcggccctggccgcctcggccgccgcccctCTCCTGATGGCCCGTGGTCACGAAATCATGACTGTCGCCGAGGTGCCCCTCGTCATCGACAGCGCCGTCTTCGACTCCGCGGCCGTCTCCCGCACCGCCCCTGCCCTGGCCCTCCTCaaggccgtcggcgccggcccTGACctcgaaaaggccaagaactCCAAGAAGCTGCGCGCCGGCAAGGGCAAGCtccgtggccgccgccaccgccagcGCCGCGGGCCCCTCGTCGTCTACAACCCCGAGGTGGACGGCAAGGAGCTCGTCAAGGCCTTCCGCAACATCCCCGGCGTCGAGACCTCGCCCGTCTCGGCCCTCAAcctcctccagctcgcccCCGGCGGCCACCTGGGCCGCTTCATTGTCTGGACCTCGTCCGCCTtcaaggccctcgacgacatcTACGGCTCCACCACCGAGGCCTCCGCCCACAAGCGCGACTTCTTCCTGCCCTCCAACGTCGTCTCCCAGGCCGACCTCACCCGTCTCATCAACTCTTCTGAGATCCAGAGCTCCCTCAACGCCCCCAAGGGCGAGGCCGTCACCCGCCGCTCCGCCgtgcagaagaagaacccGCTGCGCAACAAGCAGGTTATGCTGCGTCTGAACCCGTACGCCTCCGTGTTTGCAAAGGAGTCTCAGAAGAAGCAGTAA
- the fmo1_2 gene encoding Thiol-specific monooxygenase, giving the protein MGSIYPSTFNVKRIAIIGAGPCGLAAAKYLRAQGTYDRIVVFEQQAEVGGVWNYDTVVPAPNPIPQTSPFFPPDEPARVPHEKFPIFPSPMYSKLHANIPKSLMMFSDLEFPQESWIYPSRHDIQHYLVRYAQDVRDLIKFCFQVERVLLQPENGQDKWQVTAQSTVDGQVVQEVFDAVVVANGHYSTPFVPDIKNIRDFHRAHPSIIIHSKNYHSVDTFRDKKTVIVGNGPSGLDIAYQINSVSKGQTILSVRHETPPGKLQHTGCREIAEIDEFLVDEKGVRLKDGRVETDIDAIIFCTGFRYSLPFLNNLEKDLITNGSSIHGLYKHIFCIQHPTIVFSALNMRIVPFPVSEAQAAVFSAIWSNHLPLPPKPEMLRWNKEAEKAGDRLHIMPDGQDGVYLNELHDYAMTASKLGKEPPRWGREQFWIRSIFLEAKRAFEDQGCRATTLEELGFKFTPERDETGAKP; this is encoded by the coding sequence ATGGGCTCGATATACCCGAGCACATTCAATGTCAAGCGCATCGCGATCATCGGCGCTGGTCCCTGTGGACTGGCCGCAGCAAAATACCTCCGAGCTCAAGGCACATACGACCGAATAGTGGTCTTTGAGCAACAGGCAGAGGTCGGTGGTGTCTGGAACTACGACACCGTTGTGCCAGCTCCGAATCCTATTCCCCAGACAAGCCCATTCTTCCCTCCAGATGAACCAGCCCGTGTGCCGCATGAAAAGTTCCCAATATTTCCATCGCCCATGTACAGCAAGCTGCATGCCAATATCCCCAAATCCCTCATGATGTTCTCGGATTTGGAGTTTCCACAAGAGTCTTGGATATATCCCAGCCGTCACGATATACAGCACTACCTGGTGAGATACGCTCAGGATGTGCGAGACCTGATCAAGTTTTGCTTTCAGGTAGAACGCGTCCTTCTGCAGCCTGAGAATGGCCAAGATAAATGGCAGGTGACGGCTCAGTCAACCGTCGATGGGCAAGTTGTCCAAGAGGTGTTTGACGCTGTCGTCGTGGCCAATGGACACTACTCTACTCCCTTCGTCCCGGATATCAAGAATATAAGGGACTTTCATCGGGCGCATCCCTCAATCATCATTCACTCCAAGAACTATCATTCTGTGGATACATTTAGAGATAAAAAGACGGTCATTGTTGGCAACGGGCCGTCGGGGTTAGACATTGCCTACCAAATCAACAGCGTGTCCAAGGGGCAAACCATTCTGTCAGTTAGACACGAGACACCGCCGGGAAAGCTGCAGCACACTGGCTGTCGGGAGATTGCCGAGATCGACGAGTTTCTGGTTGACGAGAAGGGCGTGAGACTCAAGGACGGGCGCGTGGAGACGGATATTgacgccatcatcttctgcacGGGATTCCGATACAGTCTCCCGTTCCTCAACAACCTTGAAAAGGATCTCATCACAAATGGCTCAAGCATACATGGCTTATACAAACACATATTCTGCATTCAACACCCTACCATTGTTTTTTCCGCGCTGAATATGCGCATCGTCCCATTTCCGGTCTCGGAAGCCCAGGCGGCGGTATTTTCAGCCATATGGTCCAACCacctgccgctgccgcccaagCCCGAAATGCTGAGGTGGAACAAAGAGGCAGAGAAGGCTGGCGACAGGCTGCATATCATGCccgatggccaagatggcgtCTACTTGAACGAGCTGCATGACTACGCTATGACTGCCTCAAAACTGGGCAAGGAGCCGCCGCGGTGGGGGCGTGAGCAATTTTGGATTCGAAGTATTTTCTTGGAAGCAAAAAGGGCATTCGAGGACCAGGGCTGCAGGGCCACGACTTTGGAAGAGCTGGGGTTCAAATTCACCCCAGAGAGGGACGAGACGGGTGCCAAGCCATGA